One Mycolicibacterium goodii genomic region harbors:
- a CDS encoding DUF6319 family protein: MGRMTVDASPDTVAAPYVESAAEESAPAKAPRKSAGKRSKTVELTLTVTGTADGEWRAELKHGSAFLARNLTVTAAAVSRAAKELHDDISTPLDAVIAEARAQTAARVAALEAELEAARKALADLN; this comes from the coding sequence ATGGGGCGCATGACTGTAGACGCTTCGCCCGACACCGTCGCCGCCCCGTACGTGGAGAGCGCCGCGGAGGAGAGCGCGCCCGCCAAGGCCCCAAGGAAGTCCGCAGGCAAGCGGTCGAAGACCGTGGAGCTCACCTTGACCGTCACCGGCACGGCGGACGGCGAGTGGCGCGCGGAACTCAAGCACGGCAGCGCATTCCTCGCGCGCAACCTCACCGTCACGGCCGCCGCGGTGTCCCGCGCGGCCAAGGAACTGCACGACGACATCTCCACCCCGCTCGACGCGGTGATCGCCGAGGCGCGTGCGCAGACGGCCGCCAGGGTCGCCGCGCTCGAAGCCGAACTCGAGGCCGCACGCAAGGCTCTCGCGGATCTCAACTAG
- a CDS encoding LLM class F420-dependent oxidoreductase: MRLGLRLPQRLNVDLRRDVVEAARTAEAAGYAGVWTYERLLFPRDPVEPYAGTDVPWPEHSRQAADPLAILTAAAVVTDKVRLGTSVLVAALHTPVQLAKALATIDQISGGRMVAGLGAGWSTDELRATGATRAHRGRFLDETLDVLQAVWGRDPVTFRSPRVVIEDAAVLPKPVSKIPVLLAGGGSNLGRSTSPAAVRRIATRADGWLPVLTTTGPAGAARLRSNWDRIREVAEENGRDASSMEMIVVGNVTFTDHPEGPDRPAFVGTFDQIIEDVHTAAEAGADELIVDLNLQDWFSSTSQMLDTAVQIRERYAAQ, translated from the coding sequence ATGCGACTCGGATTACGCCTGCCCCAGCGTTTGAACGTCGACCTGCGCCGTGACGTGGTCGAGGCGGCCAGGACGGCCGAGGCGGCGGGGTACGCCGGCGTGTGGACGTATGAACGCTTGCTGTTCCCACGCGATCCCGTCGAACCGTATGCGGGAACCGACGTGCCATGGCCGGAGCACTCGCGGCAGGCCGCCGATCCCCTGGCCATCCTCACGGCCGCGGCGGTCGTGACCGACAAGGTCCGCCTGGGCACGTCGGTCCTGGTCGCCGCACTCCACACACCTGTCCAGCTCGCGAAGGCGCTCGCGACGATCGACCAGATCAGCGGCGGCCGCATGGTCGCCGGATTGGGTGCGGGCTGGTCGACCGACGAACTGCGAGCCACCGGCGCCACCCGCGCCCATCGCGGTCGCTTTCTCGACGAGACACTCGATGTTCTCCAAGCCGTATGGGGGCGCGACCCGGTGACGTTTCGGAGCCCCCGAGTGGTGATCGAGGACGCCGCGGTCCTCCCCAAGCCGGTCTCGAAGATCCCGGTCCTGCTCGCCGGCGGCGGCAGCAATCTGGGCCGCAGCACCAGCCCCGCGGCCGTCAGGCGGATCGCCACCCGAGCGGACGGCTGGCTACCGGTGCTCACGACAACGGGACCTGCCGGAGCGGCGCGACTGCGCAGCAACTGGGACCGCATCCGGGAAGTGGCCGAGGAAAACGGCCGGGACGCGAGCTCGATGGAAATGATCGTCGTCGGCAATGTCACCTTCACCGACCACCCGGAGGGCCCGGATCGACCGGCCTTCGTCGGAACATTCGATCAGATCATCGAGGATGTGCACACGGCCGCCGAGGCCGGGGCGGACGAACTCATCGTCGATCTGAATCTGCAGGATTGGTTCAGCAGCACGTCGCAGATGCTGGACACGGCGGTGCAGATCCGCGAACGCTACGCGGCACAATGA